A region from the Salmo trutta chromosome 40, fSalTru1.1, whole genome shotgun sequence genome encodes:
- the LOC115180011 gene encoding mucin-2 isoform X1, with the protein MPTSRQAFDPITMDVRMQANPNLYFGVNGGHDGADRNSHSKPFEDKALHFLSQEEQDCILFFEETIDSLLTTPAVDELDGPGPPIRASAPSLSPVQPLSASNRPTIPKDIIDLVRPAQPDLVHPTHAPFNPPMPDFTQNMVMNNPERHFENKPRREVMENFPTEYNLPPPGKDSAPYGHALYQPVGSVPTPVRIAQKIAEHQGSVGNTNILSSSLLSNCRRNIDLGNVESPPTSPDYLIKQDPTTSAKPIHYPNNINMIMGSNQHHSHSLASVNLQDRKSQMLANLSGTSHPVEAEELHGLQEAQVNLPTHSVSFRDPTPNKSRMEALSKLGLTRNLTHNSSTNTKPAAAPIPVATPTPVPIPTLTPVSKPDVARQAKTLPPATVNTNTSHASIHDNKPASPSPEVSSKDFNSYGGKTIVVNPSKAAAVAPSTGGHGSKAQPVTSHSDFNPYGGKTKVMKPAPVTTTRADLTQPDIESRAVPPPASTSARVMPPPASTSARVMPSPVSTSTPARVMPPPASTSTPARVMPSPASTSTPARVMPSPASTSTPARVMPSPASTSTPARVMPSPASTSTPAKRMPPPTSTPTKGETMSYEVKSYGGKTRMVTPSHTTPSPVTTPDILTHTLVRSPSKASAPVPSPASRPFRYSTPPSANRAGASPPSPESRPKSISKPSFRSQGITVQFSGRGVTDESRREALRKLGLLKDTF; encoded by the exons GAGGATAAGGCGCTGCATTTCTTAAGCCAGGAGGAGCAGGATTGTATCCTGTTCTTTGAGGAGACTATCGACTCCCTGCTGACTACCCCAGCAGTAGATGAGCTTGACGGACCAGGACCCCCCATCCGGGCATCcgcccccagcctcagccccgTACAACCCCTCTCAGCCTCGAATAGGCCCACCATCCCCAAGGACATCATAGACCTGGTTCGCCCAGCACAGCCTGATCTGGTCCACCCCACACATGCACCATTCAACCCCCCCATGCCAG ATTTCACCCAGAATATGGTAATGAACAACCCTGAGAGGCATTTTGAGAACAAGCCGAGGCGTGAGGTGATGGAAAACTTCCCTACAGAGTACAACCTGCCGCCCCCTGGCAAGGACAGTGCCCCCTATGGCCACGCCCTGTACCAGCCTGTAGGCTCCGTCCCCACCCCCGTCCGCATCGCCCAGAAGATTGCAGAGCACCAGGGGAGTGTGGGGAACACCAacatcctctcttcctccctcctgtccAACTGCCGTAGGAACATCGATTTAGGGAACGTAGAGAGTCCACCCACCTCCCCGGATTATCTAATCAAACAGGACCCGACCACCTCAGCCAAGCCCATCCATTACCCCAACAACATCAACATGATAATGGGCAGCAACCAGCACCACAGCCATTCGCTGGCCAGTGTGAACCTCCAGGACAGGAAGTCTCAGATGCTGGCTAACCTATCAGGGACATCCCACCCTGTGGAGGCGGAGGAGCTCCATGGGCTGCAGGAGGCCCAGGTAAACCTTCCCACCCACAGTGTGTCTTTCAGGGATCCCACTCCAAATAAGTCCCGGATGGAGGCACTGTCCAAACTGGGCTTGACCCGAAACCTCACTCACAACAGCAGCACAAACACCAAACCCGCTGCTGCCCCGATTCCGGTTGCCACCCCTACACCCGTTCCTATACCTACACTGACACCTGTGAGTAAACCAGATGTGGCCAGACAGGCAAAGACCTTGccaccagcaacagtcaacaCCAACACCTCTCATGCAAGTATCCATGACAACAAGCCTGCTTCTCCGTCGCCCGAAGTCTCGTCCAAGGACTTTAACAGCTATGGCGGGAAGACCATCGTGGTGAACCCCTCTAAGGCTGCTGCTGTAGCTCCCTCCACCGGTGGCCATGGCAGTAAGGCCCAGCCAGTGACCTCTCACAGTGACTTCAACCCTTACGGGGGTAAGACTAAGGTAATGAAACCTGCTCCTGTTACCACAACCAGGGCTGACCTAACCCAACCAGACATCGAGAGCAGGGCCGTGCCTCCCCCAGCCTCCACCTCAGCCAGAGTGATGCCTCCCCCAGCCTCCACCTCAGCCAGAGTGATGCCTTCCCCAGTCTCCACCTCCACCCCAGCCAGAGTGATGCCTCCCCcagcctccacctccaccccagcCAGAGTGATGCCTTCCCCAGCCTCAACCTCCACCCCAGCCAGAGTGATGCCTTCCCCAGCCTCAACCTCCACCCCAGCCAGAGTGATGCCTTCCCCAGCCTCAACCTCCACCCCAGCCAGAGTGATGCCTTCCCCAGCCTCAACCTCCACCCCAGCCAAAAGGATGCCTCCACCAACCTCCACCCCAACCAAAGGAGAAACCATGTCCTACGAGGTCAAGAGCTACGGGGGGAAGACCAGAATGGTCACCCCATCTCACACCACCCCCTCCCCCGTTACCACCCCTGACATCCTCACACACACCCTAGTGAGGTCCCCCAGCAAAGCTTCAGCCCCAGTGCCTTCTCCAGCCTCCAGACCTTTCCGCTATAGCACTCCCCCTAGCGCCAACAGGGCGGGGGCGTCTCCTCCTTCTCCGGAGTCCCGGCCGAAGTCCATCTCCAAGCCATCCTTCCGCTCCCAGGGGATCACTGTGCAGTTCTCCGGACGGGGAGTGACGGATGAGTCGCGCAGAGAAGCTCTCCGGAAACTGGGGCTGCTGAAAGACACTTTCTAA
- the LOC115180011 gene encoding mucin-2 isoform X2, whose translation MVLLKEDKALHFLSQEEQDCILFFEETIDSLLTTPAVDELDGPGPPIRASAPSLSPVQPLSASNRPTIPKDIIDLVRPAQPDLVHPTHAPFNPPMPDFTQNMVMNNPERHFENKPRREVMENFPTEYNLPPPGKDSAPYGHALYQPVGSVPTPVRIAQKIAEHQGSVGNTNILSSSLLSNCRRNIDLGNVESPPTSPDYLIKQDPTTSAKPIHYPNNINMIMGSNQHHSHSLASVNLQDRKSQMLANLSGTSHPVEAEELHGLQEAQVNLPTHSVSFRDPTPNKSRMEALSKLGLTRNLTHNSSTNTKPAAAPIPVATPTPVPIPTLTPVSKPDVARQAKTLPPATVNTNTSHASIHDNKPASPSPEVSSKDFNSYGGKTIVVNPSKAAAVAPSTGGHGSKAQPVTSHSDFNPYGGKTKVMKPAPVTTTRADLTQPDIESRAVPPPASTSARVMPPPASTSARVMPSPVSTSTPARVMPPPASTSTPARVMPSPASTSTPARVMPSPASTSTPARVMPSPASTSTPARVMPSPASTSTPAKRMPPPTSTPTKGETMSYEVKSYGGKTRMVTPSHTTPSPVTTPDILTHTLVRSPSKASAPVPSPASRPFRYSTPPSANRAGASPPSPESRPKSISKPSFRSQGITVQFSGRGVTDESRREALRKLGLLKDTF comes from the exons GAGGATAAGGCGCTGCATTTCTTAAGCCAGGAGGAGCAGGATTGTATCCTGTTCTTTGAGGAGACTATCGACTCCCTGCTGACTACCCCAGCAGTAGATGAGCTTGACGGACCAGGACCCCCCATCCGGGCATCcgcccccagcctcagccccgTACAACCCCTCTCAGCCTCGAATAGGCCCACCATCCCCAAGGACATCATAGACCTGGTTCGCCCAGCACAGCCTGATCTGGTCCACCCCACACATGCACCATTCAACCCCCCCATGCCAG ATTTCACCCAGAATATGGTAATGAACAACCCTGAGAGGCATTTTGAGAACAAGCCGAGGCGTGAGGTGATGGAAAACTTCCCTACAGAGTACAACCTGCCGCCCCCTGGCAAGGACAGTGCCCCCTATGGCCACGCCCTGTACCAGCCTGTAGGCTCCGTCCCCACCCCCGTCCGCATCGCCCAGAAGATTGCAGAGCACCAGGGGAGTGTGGGGAACACCAacatcctctcttcctccctcctgtccAACTGCCGTAGGAACATCGATTTAGGGAACGTAGAGAGTCCACCCACCTCCCCGGATTATCTAATCAAACAGGACCCGACCACCTCAGCCAAGCCCATCCATTACCCCAACAACATCAACATGATAATGGGCAGCAACCAGCACCACAGCCATTCGCTGGCCAGTGTGAACCTCCAGGACAGGAAGTCTCAGATGCTGGCTAACCTATCAGGGACATCCCACCCTGTGGAGGCGGAGGAGCTCCATGGGCTGCAGGAGGCCCAGGTAAACCTTCCCACCCACAGTGTGTCTTTCAGGGATCCCACTCCAAATAAGTCCCGGATGGAGGCACTGTCCAAACTGGGCTTGACCCGAAACCTCACTCACAACAGCAGCACAAACACCAAACCCGCTGCTGCCCCGATTCCGGTTGCCACCCCTACACCCGTTCCTATACCTACACTGACACCTGTGAGTAAACCAGATGTGGCCAGACAGGCAAAGACCTTGccaccagcaacagtcaacaCCAACACCTCTCATGCAAGTATCCATGACAACAAGCCTGCTTCTCCGTCGCCCGAAGTCTCGTCCAAGGACTTTAACAGCTATGGCGGGAAGACCATCGTGGTGAACCCCTCTAAGGCTGCTGCTGTAGCTCCCTCCACCGGTGGCCATGGCAGTAAGGCCCAGCCAGTGACCTCTCACAGTGACTTCAACCCTTACGGGGGTAAGACTAAGGTAATGAAACCTGCTCCTGTTACCACAACCAGGGCTGACCTAACCCAACCAGACATCGAGAGCAGGGCCGTGCCTCCCCCAGCCTCCACCTCAGCCAGAGTGATGCCTCCCCCAGCCTCCACCTCAGCCAGAGTGATGCCTTCCCCAGTCTCCACCTCCACCCCAGCCAGAGTGATGCCTCCCCcagcctccacctccaccccagcCAGAGTGATGCCTTCCCCAGCCTCAACCTCCACCCCAGCCAGAGTGATGCCTTCCCCAGCCTCAACCTCCACCCCAGCCAGAGTGATGCCTTCCCCAGCCTCAACCTCCACCCCAGCCAGAGTGATGCCTTCCCCAGCCTCAACCTCCACCCCAGCCAAAAGGATGCCTCCACCAACCTCCACCCCAACCAAAGGAGAAACCATGTCCTACGAGGTCAAGAGCTACGGGGGGAAGACCAGAATGGTCACCCCATCTCACACCACCCCCTCCCCCGTTACCACCCCTGACATCCTCACACACACCCTAGTGAGGTCCCCCAGCAAAGCTTCAGCCCCAGTGCCTTCTCCAGCCTCCAGACCTTTCCGCTATAGCACTCCCCCTAGCGCCAACAGGGCGGGGGCGTCTCCTCCTTCTCCGGAGTCCCGGCCGAAGTCCATCTCCAAGCCATCCTTCCGCTCCCAGGGGATCACTGTGCAGTTCTCCGGACGGGGAGTGACGGATGAGTCGCGCAGAGAAGCTCTCCGGAAACTGGGGCTGCTGAAAGACACTTTCTAA